A genomic segment from Vicugna pacos chromosome 17, VicPac4, whole genome shotgun sequence encodes:
- the ELP6 gene encoding elongator complex protein 6 isoform X4 yields MHHFLSFYLKANCKVCFVALIQSFSHYNIVGQKLGVSLTAARERRQLVFLEGLKSAVDIFFRPQEEPHPLQFLREANTRNLQPLYEFVREALKPTDEEEAAWRCPVLLVDDLSVLLSLGVGAVAVLDFIHYCRATVCWERKGNIVALVHDSGDAEDEENDILLNGLSHQSHLILRAEGLATGFCKDVHGQLKILWRRPSQPTAPRDRSLTYQYKIQDKSVSFFAKGMSPAVL; encoded by the exons ctAATTGTAAAGTCTGCTTTGTGGCACTCATCCAGTCCTTCAGTCACTACAATATCGTGGGACAGAAGCTG GGTGTCAGCCTGACCGCAGCGCGGGAGCGCAGGCAGCTTGTGTTCCTCGAGGGTCTCAAGTCCGCAGTGGACATCTTCTTCCGGCCTCAGGAGGAGCCACACCCCCTGCAGTTCCTCAG GGAGGCCAACACCAGGAACCTGCAGCCCCTGTATGAGTTTGTGCGGGAGGCCCTGAAGCCCACGGACGAGGAGGAGGCTGCCTGGAGGTGCCCGGTGCTGCTGGTGGACGACCTCAGTGTGCTGCTGAGCCTGGGCGTGGGGGCCGTGGCGGTGCTGGACTTCATCCACTACTGCAGAGCCACCGTGTGCTGGGAACGGAAG GGAAACATTGTGGCCCTTGTGCATGACAGTGGAGATGCTGAGGACGAGGAGAATGACATCCTGCTGAATGGCCTTAGTCACCAGAGCCACCTGATCCTGCGGGCTGAGGGCCTGGCCACTGGCTTCTGCAAGGACGTGCATGGGCAG CTGAAGATCCTGTGGAGGAGACCTTCACAGCCCACAGCCCCACGAGATCGGAGCCTCACTTACCAGTACAAGATACAGGACAAGAGCGTGTCCTTTTTTGCCAAAGGAATGTCTCCTGCTGTTCTGTGA
- the ELP6 gene encoding elongator complex protein 6 isoform X5 yields MSERDLIWGPGVLRSSVSPVSAQGVSLTAARERRQLVFLEGLKSAVDIFFRPQEEPHPLQFLREANTRNLQPLYEFVREALKPTDEEEAAWRCPVLLVDDLSVLLSLGVGAVAVLDFIHYCRATVCWERKGNIVALVHDSGDAEDEENDILLNGLSHQSHLILRAEGLATGFCKDVHGQLKILWRRPSQPTAPRDRSLTYQYKIQDKSVSFFAKGMSPAVL; encoded by the exons ATGAGCGAACGAGACCTGATCTGGGGACCTGGAGTCTTAAGGAGTTCCGTGTCACCTGTTTCTGCACAG GGTGTCAGCCTGACCGCAGCGCGGGAGCGCAGGCAGCTTGTGTTCCTCGAGGGTCTCAAGTCCGCAGTGGACATCTTCTTCCGGCCTCAGGAGGAGCCACACCCCCTGCAGTTCCTCAG GGAGGCCAACACCAGGAACCTGCAGCCCCTGTATGAGTTTGTGCGGGAGGCCCTGAAGCCCACGGACGAGGAGGAGGCTGCCTGGAGGTGCCCGGTGCTGCTGGTGGACGACCTCAGTGTGCTGCTGAGCCTGGGCGTGGGGGCCGTGGCGGTGCTGGACTTCATCCACTACTGCAGAGCCACCGTGTGCTGGGAACGGAAG GGAAACATTGTGGCCCTTGTGCATGACAGTGGAGATGCTGAGGACGAGGAGAATGACATCCTGCTGAATGGCCTTAGTCACCAGAGCCACCTGATCCTGCGGGCTGAGGGCCTGGCCACTGGCTTCTGCAAGGACGTGCATGGGCAG CTGAAGATCCTGTGGAGGAGACCTTCACAGCCCACAGCCCCACGAGATCGGAGCCTCACTTACCAGTACAAGATACAGGACAAGAGCGTGTCCTTTTTTGCCAAAGGAATGTCTCCTGCTGTTCTGTGA